Proteins encoded together in one uncultured Flavobacterium sp. window:
- a CDS encoding LytTR family DNA-binding domain-containing protein: MKCVIIDDEPLAVELLEDFVRKVDSLELVSTFNNAIDAVSFINQNNIDLIFLDIQMPHFSGIDFLNTIEKKPLIIFTTAYSDYAVEGFNLGAVDYLVKPIPFHRFLKSVVRAQQVLNPAATIQAISENTTAPELEQDFMFVRAEYENVKMNFSDILFIEGLKDYVKIYTTDNKFTLTLISLIKLENLLSSKGFSRIHRSYIINIKHVKSIQKNKVLISDKRIPISESYKNAFFEKINL, from the coding sequence ATGAAATGTGTAATTATAGATGATGAACCTTTAGCGGTTGAATTATTAGAAGATTTTGTTCGAAAAGTAGATTCTCTCGAATTAGTCAGCACTTTTAATAATGCAATTGATGCTGTTTCTTTTATCAATCAAAATAACATTGATTTGATATTTCTGGACATTCAGATGCCGCATTTCTCTGGTATTGATTTTTTGAATACAATCGAAAAAAAGCCATTAATTATTTTTACAACTGCTTATTCTGATTATGCAGTTGAAGGATTTAATCTTGGCGCTGTTGATTATTTGGTAAAACCAATTCCGTTTCATCGTTTTTTAAAATCGGTTGTAAGGGCACAACAGGTCTTAAATCCGGCTGCAACTATTCAGGCTATTTCTGAAAACACAACTGCTCCGGAATTAGAGCAGGATTTTATGTTTGTAAGAGCTGAATATGAAAACGTAAAAATGAATTTTTCGGATATTCTATTTATTGAAGGTCTAAAAGATTATGTAAAAATTTACACGACCGACAACAAATTTACCTTAACATTAATTAGCTTAATAAAGTTAGAAAATTTACTTTCCAGCAAAGGATTTTCAAGAATTCACAGGTCTTATATTATCAATATAAAACATGTAAAATCAATACAAAAAAATAAGGTTTTGATTAGTGACAAACGAATTCCGATTAGTGAAAGCTACAAAAATGCTTTCTTCGAAAAAATCAACCTATAA
- a CDS encoding gamma carbonic anhydrase family protein, with protein sequence MLIKSVNGKTPQIPDDCYVAENATIVGDVTFGKSCSVWFNAVIRGDVHFIKIGNKVNIQDGAIIHCTYQKHPTIIGNNVSIGHNAIVHGCTVHDNVLIGMGAIVMDNCVIESNSIVAAGAVLTQNTVVTSGSIYAGVPATKVKDIDQSDFAGEIERISNNYVMYSGWFKE encoded by the coding sequence ATGTTAATCAAATCTGTAAACGGAAAAACGCCTCAAATTCCTGATGATTGTTATGTTGCCGAAAATGCGACAATTGTAGGTGATGTTACTTTTGGAAAATCTTGTAGTGTTTGGTTTAATGCCGTAATTCGTGGAGATGTTCACTTTATCAAAATAGGAAATAAAGTCAATATTCAAGATGGGGCAATTATACATTGTACCTATCAAAAACATCCCACTATTATTGGTAATAATGTTTCAATTGGACATAATGCCATTGTACACGGTTGTACAGTTCATGACAATGTTTTGATTGGGATGGGCGCTATTGTAATGGATAATTGTGTGATCGAAAGTAATTCTATCGTGGCAGCCGGAGCAGTTTTAACTCAAAATACAGTTGTGACTTCGGGAAGTATTTATGCCGGTGTTCCTGCCACAAAAGTGAAAGATATCGATCAATCTGATTTTGCGGGAGAAATCGAACGTATCTCAAACAATTATGTAATGTATTCGGGCTGGTTTAAAGAATAA
- a CDS encoding ABC transporter permease, translating into MFSKDNWDEILQALTANVFRTVLTAFGVFWGIFILVILLAAGNGLENGVKKGFDGIATNTMFMWSQTTSKAYKGLPKTRRYDFRNSDVAALRAALPDLLYVSPRNQLGDFNGSNNVVRGTKTSAFNVYGDYPELIKQQPMDIIKGRFVNQQDINERRKVAVIGKGVISELYGKAEETIGTYVKINGINFMVIGVYNSKQQGGNAEQEQKNIFVPFTTFQQAFNFGDKVGWMALTAKDETSITALKPKILELIKSLHSINPADDRAVGNFDLYEQFNKVQSLFSILKIIAYFVGTLVLISGVIGISNIMLIVVKERTKEIGIRRALGATPGAIRGQILSESIFLTIISGMLGIAVATGIIAILNMVLASMPPDSNTMFANPSVDLRVVFVALLILVGSGLLAGFIPAQTAINVKPVDALRTE; encoded by the coding sequence ATGTTTAGTAAAGATAATTGGGATGAGATTTTACAGGCTTTAACAGCCAATGTTTTCAGAACGGTTCTAACTGCTTTTGGGGTATTTTGGGGTATATTTATTTTAGTAATACTACTTGCAGCAGGAAATGGTTTAGAAAACGGTGTAAAAAAAGGTTTTGACGGAATCGCCACAAACACTATGTTTATGTGGAGTCAAACGACTTCTAAAGCTTATAAAGGATTACCTAAAACGCGTCGTTATGATTTTAGAAATAGTGATGTTGCGGCATTAAGGGCAGCTTTGCCGGATTTATTATATGTTTCGCCAAGAAATCAGTTAGGAGATTTTAACGGATCTAATAATGTGGTTCGTGGTACAAAAACTTCTGCATTTAACGTTTACGGAGATTATCCTGAGTTGATTAAACAGCAACCAATGGATATTATAAAAGGACGTTTTGTAAATCAGCAGGATATTAATGAAAGGAGAAAAGTTGCTGTAATTGGAAAAGGAGTTATTAGTGAGCTTTACGGAAAAGCAGAAGAAACGATTGGGACTTACGTGAAAATAAACGGGATTAATTTTATGGTTATTGGAGTTTATAACTCTAAACAACAAGGTGGAAATGCAGAACAAGAACAAAAAAATATTTTTGTTCCGTTTACCACTTTTCAACAAGCCTTTAATTTTGGTGATAAAGTGGGCTGGATGGCTCTTACCGCAAAAGACGAAACTTCGATTACGGCCTTGAAACCGAAAATTTTAGAATTGATTAAATCGCTTCATTCTATTAATCCTGCAGATGACCGTGCAGTAGGGAATTTCGATTTATACGAACAATTCAACAAAGTACAAAGTTTGTTCAGTATCTTAAAAATCATTGCCTATTTTGTAGGAACATTAGTTTTAATTTCGGGAGTAATTGGTATTTCAAATATCATGCTTATCGTGGTTAAAGAACGTACCAAAGAAATTGGAATTCGTAGAGCTTTGGGAGCTACTCCGGGAGCTATTCGCGGACAAATTTTATCAGAATCTATATTTTTAACTATTATATCAGGAATGTTAGGTATTGCTGTCGCAACCGGAATTATTGCCATTTTGAATATGGTATTAGCTTCTATGCCGCCCGACAGTAACACGATGTTTGCAAATCCTAGTGTTGATTTAAGGGTTGTATTTGTGGCCTTATTAATACTAGTAGGATCTGGTTTACTGGCAGGATTTATTCCGGCACAAACTGCAATTAATGTGAAGCCGGTAGATGCTTTACGAACAGAATAA
- a CDS encoding mechanosensitive ion channel domain-containing protein gives MMSPEQLSNYATKFVDVLVDYAPKLISAFLILFVGIYAIRLINRIITKIMIQRNLDPTLTKFLSDILIWALRILLFVTFISKLGIETSSFVAILGAMGLAVGLSLQGSLSNFAGGMLIIVFKPFKVGDTIESQGVVATVLEIQIFVTKMLTANNQTVFVPNGALSNGTIINYSMQGERRADLTFAVSYDSDIKKAKEVLLNVLNTNPKVLKKPAPEVFVKNLTASSVEFAVRPWAKNVNYGAVFSETLENCKTALDEAGIKIQPFTIQK, from the coding sequence ATGATGAGTCCTGAACAACTTAGCAACTACGCCACAAAATTCGTTGACGTATTAGTTGATTATGCGCCTAAATTAATTTCGGCATTTTTAATTTTATTTGTTGGTATATATGCTATCAGATTAATCAATAGAATTATTACGAAAATAATGATTCAAAGAAATTTAGATCCTACATTAACAAAATTCCTTTCGGATATCTTAATATGGGCACTCCGAATTTTATTATTTGTAACTTTTATTTCAAAGCTTGGTATCGAAACTTCGTCTTTCGTTGCTATTTTAGGAGCAATGGGACTTGCAGTAGGTTTGTCATTACAAGGTTCGCTTTCTAACTTTGCCGGAGGAATGTTAATTATTGTATTCAAGCCTTTTAAAGTTGGTGACACTATTGAGTCACAAGGTGTAGTTGCAACGGTGTTAGAGATTCAAATTTTTGTTACTAAAATGCTAACTGCTAATAATCAAACTGTTTTTGTACCTAATGGTGCTTTGTCAAACGGAACAATTATTAATTATTCTATGCAGGGAGAAAGAAGAGCCGATTTGACTTTTGCAGTTTCTTATGATTCTGATATTAAAAAAGCGAAAGAAGTTCTTTTGAATGTTTTAAATACAAATCCTAAAGTACTTAAAAAGCCTGCTCCGGAGGTTTTCGTAAAAAATCTAACGGCTAGTTCTGTAGAATTTGCAGTGCGTCCGTGGGCTAAAAATGTAAATTATGGAGCTGTTTTTTCTGAAACTTTAGAGAATTGCAAAACTGCTCTTGACGAGGCCGGAATCAAAATCCAACCTTTTACAATTCAAAAATAA
- a CDS encoding type IX secretion system membrane protein PorP/SprF, with protein sequence MEFRIRVLFIFLITSFYSYSQEGIPVYSDYLSDNYYLIHPSMAGAANCTKIRLTARKQWFGQEDAPSLQTLSMNGRIGERSGAGIILFNDKNGYHSQKGVKLTYAHHIMFSRDEIDLNQLSFGISGGIIQNQLDETAFGGTFDPIVYGQIQKDSYFNVDVGASYNYLDFYAHATVQGLLETRRDIYTDYESDNLRKFLLSAGYVFGKSDNITWEPSILFQLFDKTKQKSIDLNMKAYKNMDFGSLWAALSYRRSFDGAQYSNGSGVSSQKLQYFTPIIGVNFKNFMFAYTYSQVMGNVKFDTGGYHQITLGINLFCKKERYDCNCPAIN encoded by the coding sequence ATGGAATTTAGAATCAGGGTTTTATTTATTTTTTTAATCACATCATTTTATTCTTATTCACAAGAGGGAATTCCGGTTTATTCAGATTATTTATCAGATAATTATTACTTAATTCATCCGTCGATGGCGGGAGCTGCAAATTGTACAAAAATAAGATTGACAGCGAGAAAACAGTGGTTTGGTCAGGAAGATGCCCCTTCGCTTCAGACCTTAAGTATGAACGGAAGAATTGGAGAAAGATCAGGAGCCGGTATAATTCTATTTAATGATAAAAATGGGTATCATTCTCAAAAAGGAGTGAAGCTTACTTATGCACATCATATAATGTTTTCGAGAGATGAAATAGATTTAAATCAGCTTTCGTTTGGTATTAGCGGAGGTATAATTCAGAATCAATTAGACGAAACTGCATTTGGAGGAACTTTTGATCCAATTGTTTATGGTCAAATTCAAAAAGATTCTTATTTTAATGTTGATGTTGGAGCCTCATATAATTATTTAGATTTTTATGCTCATGCAACCGTTCAGGGTTTATTAGAAACCAGAAGAGATATATACACAGATTATGAAAGTGACAATTTGAGAAAGTTCTTGCTTAGTGCCGGATATGTTTTTGGGAAAAGTGACAATATTACCTGGGAACCGTCTATTTTGTTTCAATTATTTGATAAAACAAAACAAAAGTCTATCGATTTAAACATGAAAGCCTATAAAAACATGGATTTTGGAAGTTTATGGGCTGCTTTATCTTATAGAAGAAGTTTTGATGGTGCGCAATATAGTAACGGAAGTGGTGTTTCATCTCAAAAATTACAATATTTTACTCCTATAATTGGAGTGAACTTTAAAAATTTCATGTTTGCTTATACCTATTCGCAGGTTATGGGAAATGTGAAATTTGATACTGGTGGCTATCACCAGATTACTTTAGGAATTAATTTATTTTGTAAAAAGGAACGTTACGACTGTAATTGTCCCGCTATTAATTAA
- a CDS encoding TolC family protein gives MKINKYNSLVFAVLFGLGFSGHAQSKQWTLEECVRYALDNNITIKLSELDVQTADIAKKDAFGRYLPSVSGSASHSWNIGLNQDVTTGVLRNQTTQYSSVGLNAGVDIYKGLQNQNNFRKAKLSIIASQYQLLKMQEDISLNVANAFLQILSYKEELKVKKEQLTIDEKRLSRSEEMVSAGTIPRGDLYDLKATIATDKQNITVSENNLLISKLSLAQLLQLKEFADFDVIDDTNAKDENNIMAQNPIDIYNKAKETRTELKLAQTNLEIAQKNVAIAKGAYQPTLSAFYSFNTRASYSDVVRGMVPNTANPTSQIGFVEGTNQTVLQNNFSPVLGSAKPIFDQFSNNKGQSFGFQLSVPIFNGFSVRNNVERNKVSLEKSKIDLEQKSLDLQRNVFTAFTNAKGALNTYESSTVTLEARQQAYNYAKEKYDVGLMNSFEFTQAQTLLTNAQSDVIRTKYDYMFKVKILEFYFGIPIVPIIKK, from the coding sequence ATGAAAATAAATAAATATAATAGTCTTGTTTTTGCGGTGTTATTTGGACTTGGATTTTCGGGCCACGCACAATCTAAACAATGGACTCTGGAAGAATGCGTGCGATATGCATTAGATAATAATATCACAATAAAATTATCAGAGTTAGATGTGCAAACTGCTGATATTGCTAAAAAGGATGCATTTGGTAGGTATCTTCCATCAGTAAGTGGGAGTGCTTCACACTCCTGGAATATTGGTTTGAACCAAGATGTTACAACTGGTGTTTTGCGTAATCAGACTACGCAGTATTCATCTGTAGGTTTAAATGCAGGAGTTGATATCTATAAAGGTTTGCAAAATCAAAATAATTTCAGAAAAGCTAAACTTTCTATTATAGCTTCACAATATCAATTGCTGAAAATGCAGGAAGATATTTCGCTGAATGTTGCTAATGCATTCCTTCAAATTTTATCTTATAAAGAAGAATTAAAAGTAAAAAAAGAACAACTAACGATCGATGAAAAACGTTTATCACGTTCTGAAGAAATGGTAAGTGCAGGAACAATTCCAAGAGGAGATTTGTATGATCTAAAAGCGACTATTGCGACAGATAAACAAAATATTACGGTTTCAGAGAATAATTTATTGATCTCAAAATTAAGTTTAGCTCAGCTTTTACAACTAAAAGAATTTGCAGATTTTGATGTAATCGATGATACAAATGCAAAAGATGAAAATAATATCATGGCGCAAAATCCAATTGATATTTATAATAAAGCCAAAGAAACCAGAACAGAATTAAAGCTGGCACAAACAAATCTTGAGATTGCTCAGAAAAATGTAGCAATAGCAAAAGGAGCTTATCAGCCTACTTTGAGTGCTTTTTATAGTTTTAATACAAGAGCCAGTTACTCTGATGTTGTAAGAGGAATGGTTCCAAATACTGCCAATCCAACATCTCAGATTGGTTTTGTTGAAGGAACTAACCAGACGGTATTGCAAAATAATTTTTCTCCTGTCTTAGGAAGTGCAAAACCTATATTTGATCAATTTAGTAATAATAAAGGACAATCATTTGGATTCCAGCTTTCTGTACCAATTTTCAATGGTTTTTCTGTTAGAAATAATGTAGAGCGTAATAAAGTAAGTTTAGAGAAATCTAAAATAGATTTAGAACAAAAAAGTTTAGATTTGCAGCGTAATGTTTTTACTGCTTTTACAAATGCAAAAGGAGCTTTAAATACCTATGAATCATCAACGGTAACATTAGAAGCCAGACAACAGGCTTATAATTATGCCAAAGAAAAGTATGACGTAGGATTAATGAACTCTTTTGAATTTACTCAGGCTCAAACATTGTTGACTAATGCACAGTCAGACGTTATTAGAACAAAATACGATTACATGTTTAAAGTAAAGATACTTGAATTCTATTTTGGAATTCCAATTGTCCCGATTATCAAAAAATAG
- a CDS encoding YtxH domain-containing protein, which translates to MGVSSFFKNLFGSAKETATDLANQAESTFEQAKEAAAPYVEKAETFAEETIAKAKEASEPILNSAADYAHQAKDVVSEYVEKASDSISEVIDTVKEKTSDLTNETKTIASETVVDASEKAADATDKVIDETTDKE; encoded by the coding sequence ATGGGAGTATCATCATTTTTTAAGAATTTATTTGGCTCAGCCAAAGAAACTGCTACAGATTTAGCCAATCAGGCAGAAAGTACTTTTGAACAAGCTAAAGAAGCTGCTGCGCCTTATGTAGAAAAAGCAGAAACTTTTGCCGAAGAAACAATCGCAAAAGCCAAAGAAGCTTCAGAACCAATACTTAACAGTGCTGCAGACTATGCACATCAAGCAAAAGATGTTGTAAGTGAATATGTAGAAAAAGCATCAGATTCAATAAGTGAAGTAATTGATACTGTAAAAGAAAAAACCAGTGATCTTACTAACGAGACTAAAACAATTGCATCTGAAACTGTAGTTGATGCCAGCGAAAAAGCTGCAGATGCAACAGATAAAGTTATTGACGAAACTACTGACAAGGAATAG
- the tsaB gene encoding tRNA (adenosine(37)-N6)-threonylcarbamoyltransferase complex dimerization subunit type 1 TsaB, with protein MSFILNIETATKNCSVSIAKNGETIICKEIAEEGYSHAEKLHVFIEEVIKASGINVQDLAAIAVSQGPGSYTGLRIGVSAAKGLCFALNIPLIAVDTLQTLASQAKVSDGKIVPMLDARRMEVYSEVFNANLEVERAIQAEVITEDSFAAYTDVLYFVGDCADKCKPVLTKENFVFLEDIKFPSASAMSKISYDKYQKSDTVDVAYFEPYYLKDFMMTLPSKKQ; from the coding sequence TTGTCTTTTATTCTCAATATCGAAACGGCTACTAAAAACTGTTCAGTATCTATTGCAAAAAATGGAGAAACCATTATATGTAAAGAAATTGCCGAAGAAGGCTATTCGCATGCCGAAAAACTGCATGTTTTTATTGAAGAAGTAATAAAAGCCTCTGGAATAAATGTTCAGGATTTAGCTGCAATTGCAGTAAGTCAGGGTCCCGGATCTTATACTGGATTAAGAATAGGAGTTTCGGCAGCAAAAGGATTGTGTTTTGCATTAAATATTCCGTTGATTGCAGTTGATACCTTGCAAACTTTAGCTTCTCAGGCCAAAGTTTCTGATGGAAAAATAGTTCCAATGCTGGATGCCAGAAGAATGGAAGTTTACAGTGAAGTTTTTAATGCGAATTTAGAAGTCGAAAGAGCCATTCAGGCTGAAGTTATTACAGAAGATTCCTTCGCAGCATATACTGATGTACTTTATTTTGTTGGAGATTGTGCTGATAAATGCAAACCTGTTTTAACAAAAGAGAACTTTGTTTTTCTGGAAGATATAAAATTCCCTTCAGCTTCAGCAATGAGTAAAATCAGTTATGATAAATATCAAAAAAGCGACACTGTAGATGTCGCTTATTTTGAACCGTATTATTTAAAAGATTTTATGATGACATTGCCATCTAAAAAACAATAA
- a CDS encoding NifU family protein: MTKITIKETQNPTILKFEFEDFITQNQNFEFKNIDEAEASPLAQQLFYLPFVKTVYISGNFIAIERYSIVEWDDVKDAVAEQIEAFVEKGGVIIKVDETKTKKQPITVYGETTPNPAALKFVVSRMLTRNAVEYKNIDQTASSPLAKELFKFPYVKEVFIDENYISVTKYDINNWDEITLEVRSFIKQFIENGGTVLDESLIEVATKNDITKDEAFDKLDVTSQQIINILEEYVKPAVAADGGNIAFDSYNENDKTVKVILQGACSGCPSSTFTLKSGIENMLKSMLNDEAIKVEAVNA, encoded by the coding sequence ATGACAAAAATCACTATAAAAGAAACTCAAAATCCGACTATCTTAAAGTTTGAATTTGAAGATTTCATTACCCAAAATCAAAATTTTGAATTCAAAAATATCGATGAAGCGGAAGCATCGCCATTAGCACAACAATTATTCTATCTTCCGTTTGTAAAAACAGTTTATATTTCAGGAAACTTTATCGCTATCGAAAGATACAGTATTGTAGAATGGGATGATGTTAAAGATGCTGTTGCAGAACAAATTGAAGCATTTGTTGAAAAAGGTGGTGTTATTATAAAAGTTGACGAAACTAAAACAAAAAAACAGCCTATTACGGTTTACGGAGAAACAACTCCAAATCCTGCTGCTTTAAAATTTGTAGTTAGCAGAATGTTAACCAGAAATGCGGTAGAATATAAAAATATTGATCAGACTGCTTCTTCTCCTTTAGCAAAAGAGTTATTCAAGTTTCCTTATGTAAAAGAAGTTTTTATTGATGAAAATTATATTTCAGTAACTAAGTATGATATCAATAATTGGGACGAAATCACATTAGAAGTAAGATCTTTCATCAAACAATTTATCGAAAACGGAGGAACTGTTTTAGATGAGAGTTTAATTGAAGTTGCTACTAAAAATGATATTACTAAAGATGAGGCTTTTGATAAACTTGATGTTACGTCTCAACAAATCATCAATATCCTGGAAGAATATGTAAAACCTGCGGTTGCTGCCGATGGTGGAAATATTGCTTTTGACTCTTATAATGAAAATGACAAAACAGTAAAAGTAATTTTGCAAGGTGCTTGCAGCGGTTGTCCATCATCTACTTTTACTTTAAAAAGCGGAATCGAAAATATGCTAAAAAGCATGTTGAATGATGAAGCAATCAAAGTAGAAGCTGTGAATGCATAA
- a CDS encoding efflux RND transporter periplasmic adaptor subunit: MKKKTVYFLVGGAVIVIIALVGLSKSGVIGNKDEGKEVEVSKVMASTIVETVSATGKIQPEIEVKLSSMVSGEIIALNVKEGQVVKKGDLLVKINPDLYTSGLQRSVANLSGTKAGLTQSEASYKEAKASYERNKTLYEKGVISKSDWDKSVSAYEVAKATKQSSYYNVQSASATVTEAKDNLGRTLIYAPADGTISVLNVELGERVLGTQQMAGTELLRVANLNNMEVEVDVNENDIVKVKIGDEANVEVDAYLKKKFKGIVTSISNSASTTLTSDQVTNFKVKVRILKESYKDLLEGQPSTYSPFRPGMTATVDVITRTKKNVLAVPISSVVVKSDTTAVKDFKVEDPNEDKKAAPKSDKKFECVFVKVGEKAKIRIIKTGIQDDTNIEVMSGLKSGDVVITGPYTTVSKELNSGDKVKLKKADTAKK, from the coding sequence ATGAAAAAAAAGACGGTTTATTTCTTAGTAGGCGGAGCGGTAATTGTTATTATAGCTTTGGTTGGTCTTTCGAAATCGGGAGTAATAGGAAATAAGGATGAAGGCAAAGAAGTTGAAGTTTCAAAAGTAATGGCTTCGACAATTGTCGAAACAGTTTCTGCAACTGGTAAAATTCAGCCGGAAATTGAAGTAAAACTTTCTTCAATGGTTTCAGGGGAAATTATTGCACTAAATGTAAAAGAAGGTCAGGTTGTAAAAAAAGGAGATTTATTGGTAAAAATAAATCCTGATTTATACACTTCAGGATTACAAAGATCTGTTGCAAATTTATCAGGGACAAAAGCAGGTTTAACACAATCTGAAGCAAGTTATAAAGAAGCTAAAGCCAGTTATGAGCGTAACAAAACACTTTATGAGAAAGGTGTAATTTCAAAATCAGATTGGGATAAATCAGTTTCAGCTTATGAAGTGGCAAAAGCTACTAAACAAAGTTCGTATTACAATGTTCAAAGTGCATCTGCAACTGTAACCGAAGCTAAAGATAATCTTGGACGTACTTTGATTTACGCTCCTGCAGATGGGACAATTTCAGTATTAAATGTTGAATTAGGCGAGCGTGTTTTAGGAACGCAGCAAATGGCAGGAACAGAGCTTTTGAGAGTGGCAAACCTGAACAACATGGAAGTTGAAGTTGATGTAAACGAAAATGATATTGTTAAGGTAAAAATAGGCGATGAAGCTAATGTTGAAGTAGATGCTTATTTAAAAAAGAAATTTAAAGGTATTGTAACCAGTATTTCTAATTCTGCAAGTACTACTTTGACCTCAGATCAGGTTACTAATTTTAAAGTTAAAGTTCGTATTTTAAAAGAATCATATAAGGATTTATTAGAAGGTCAGCCAAGTACATATTCGCCTTTCAGACCTGGAATGACGGCTACTGTTGATGTTATTACAAGAACTAAAAAGAACGTTTTGGCAGTGCCAATTAGTTCTGTTGTGGTGAAATCTGATACAACTGCCGTTAAAGATTTTAAAGTAGAAGATCCTAATGAAGATAAAAAAGCAGCTCCAAAAAGCGATAAAAAGTTTGAATGCGTTTTTGTAAAAGTAGGAGAAAAAGCTAAAATCAGAATCATTAAAACCGGTATTCAGGACGATACTAATATCGAAGTAATGTCAGGTTTAAAATCCGGAGATGTGGTAATCACAGGACCTTATACTACAGTTTCTAAAGAATTAAATTCGGGTGATAAAGTAAAACTTAAAAAAGCTGATACGGCTAAGAAATAA
- a CDS encoding efflux RND transporter periplasmic adaptor subunit yields MKKGVTVTVLIFIALVFFGALYYLYAKNQESPIVFKTEKAEIKTIVKNTIATGNIQPNEEVLIKPNISGIIEEVYIKAGEQIKAGDMIAKIRVVANVSNVSSTQNQVQTAKIALDNQEKIFKRQKTLFDKEVISANDFDAAQLAYKQAKQNYLAAKQSLDIVKTGTTTSLGNYANTLIRSTVNGMVLAVPVKVGNQVIESNNFNEGTTIASVADVGRMIFIGKIDESEVGKIKVQMPIEITVGAIENKKFEARLTDIAPKGVVENGAIQFEIKASLENKEKTFIRAGLSANASIILEKADKVLAIKESLVQFDKKTQKPYVEIETVPQKFERKDLALGVSDGIYVQVKSGIKNTDRIKIWNQGLISEGGEKK; encoded by the coding sequence ATGAAAAAGGGAGTAACTGTAACTGTTTTAATTTTTATTGCTTTAGTTTTTTTTGGCGCACTTTACTATTTGTATGCTAAAAATCAAGAGTCTCCAATTGTCTTTAAAACAGAGAAAGCAGAAATTAAAACAATTGTAAAAAATACAATCGCAACAGGTAATATTCAACCAAATGAAGAGGTGCTAATCAAACCTAACATTTCAGGTATTATTGAAGAAGTTTATATCAAAGCAGGAGAGCAAATAAAAGCAGGAGATATGATTGCAAAAATTAGAGTTGTTGCAAACGTGTCTAATGTTAGCAGCACTCAAAATCAAGTGCAAACGGCTAAAATTGCTTTAGATAATCAAGAGAAAATCTTTAAAAGACAAAAAACCTTGTTTGATAAAGAGGTAATTTCGGCTAACGATTTTGATGCTGCCCAATTGGCTTACAAACAAGCTAAGCAAAACTATTTGGCTGCAAAACAAAGTTTGGATATCGTAAAAACCGGAACAACAACATCATTAGGAAATTATGCTAATACTTTAATTCGTTCAACAGTAAACGGAATGGTTTTGGCGGTTCCTGTAAAAGTAGGAAACCAGGTTATTGAAAGTAATAATTTTAATGAAGGAACTACAATTGCCAGTGTTGCAGATGTTGGAAGAATGATCTTTATTGGAAAAATCGACGAATCTGAAGTTGGGAAAATAAAAGTTCAAATGCCGATTGAGATTACAGTTGGGGCAATTGAAAATAAAAAATTTGAAGCTCGTCTGACTGATATTGCACCAAAAGGTGTAGTAGAAAATGGTGCGATTCAGTTTGAGATTAAAGCTTCTTTAGAAAATAAAGAAAAGACTTTTATCAGAGCCGGATTAAGTGCAAATGCATCCATTATATTAGAAAAAGCAGATAAAGTTTTGGCGATCAAAGAATCTTTGGTTCAATTTGACAAAAAAACTCAAAAACCATACGTTGAAATCGAAACTGTTCCTCAAAAATTTGAGAGAAAAGATTTGGCATTAGGTGTAAGCGACGGAATTTATGTTCAGGTTAAAAGTGGTATCAAAAACACAGATAGAATTAAAATCTGGAATCAGGGTTTAATTAGTGAAGGTGGTGAGAAAAAGTAA